The window TAATTTATATTATTTAATTACTAAACTAACCCTGCCTTTCTTGTTATTGTCATCTTTATTCGCTATGATTTTATCATATTATTGAATTTTTACACAACAAAAAATTATTAATTTTATTAAATTTTCACTAATTATCTAAATTTATGTTTTCTATATTTATTCGTATATACAATACTGCCCTTATTAATTCAACTATCATCATTTTTCTTATTATATTTATTTCATAATGAAGTTTTATATATTTCTTTTCTGATTTCTATTTCTGAATTAATATTTTCATTAATGTAATGTAATACATTTAATTTGTTTAAATTTGCCATTCTTAAATGTAATAAGTTATTTAAATTCTTATGATTATATATTTTTGCTCCATATCCTAATTGTTGTTTTACCAAATGCGATACATCACTTTCAATGCTACAACCGATATTTCATTCTAAATTTTGATTATTAATACCTTGTTTATTATTACTGAAATAATTACTCGCCTTTCTTAAATTTGTTTTAATATCTTTATTTAATTCATTTTTAGCAACATTACGAATGTTTTTGATTAATTCTTGATGATTTCCATCTTTATATAATTTAATTCAACTATTTAATGTTACTTTGCGATTTTCAAAAATAATATTAAATGCAGTTTGTTTTAATTTTTTAATAGCGTGATAACCATCTAAAATATATCTAACATTACCAAAACTGTTGGCAATTTCTCTAATTCAAGTATCACCATCACCACAAACAATTATTTTGTCATAATTAATATTCGTATAATGTTTTTGTAATTCTTTAATTAATGAATCACGATAGTCCATCGTATTTATTCGTTTACCAACTTTTAACATT is drawn from Spiroplasma endosymbiont of Clivina fossor and contains these coding sequences:
- a CDS encoding Mbov_0401 family ICE element transposase-like protein — protein: MLKINNNVKTPENKHWFSLFTTHKNMYTNKCEQLANEYEKLDEYLYKYHYRLKQGYKVVHFATRTIITIFGDVTFKRRRYKYWNQKSGKFEYVCLLDKEIGLLPKQRIYFDVQFKVLSLLGDGKRYRDVLDALNHCYISKASISSILNKYDIAEYFQLAEKETKTRIDVKNKDLYIQLDETFLATLDHKVKQDQRIRLVTFHTGHKEKNYKNARRELENKRGHFLMLKVGKRINTMDYRDSLIKELQKHYTNINYDKIIVCGDGDTWIREIANSFGNVRYILDGYHAIKKLKQTAFNIIFENRKVTLNSWIKLYKDGNHQELIKNIRNVAKNELNKDIKTNLRKASNYFSNNKQGINNQNLEWNIGCSIESDVSHLVKQQLGYGAKIYNHKNLNNLLHLRMANLNKLNVLHYINENINSEIEIRKEIYKTSLWNKYNKKNDDSWINKGSIVYTNKYRKHKFR